A genomic region of Methylobacterium durans contains the following coding sequences:
- a CDS encoding LysR family transcriptional regulator: protein MELHEIRYFLAVGRLGSFTKAAEHCNVTQPALTRAIQKLEDELGGLLVSRERGHVHLTDLGRLLEPEFTEMIERRERAKRAASRFLRLEGAELRLGVMCTIGPLRFVGFLNSFRVAHPGIELTLVEGVPARLTEMLLAGELDVAIMADPRGFPNPLRASPLYEEHFMLACGPGHDFACRNAIRMREMAGQIYLQRINCEYRDHLAEILREQGTEILRSHRSEREDWIQSMVAAGMGVCFLPEFSATLPGLSLLPLMEPAVARQVCLVTVGGRRRSTPLSALAAALGRYEWPASRFSLDDEAA from the coding sequence ATGGAGCTCCACGAGATCCGCTACTTCCTGGCGGTCGGCCGCCTCGGCAGCTTCACCAAGGCGGCCGAGCATTGCAACGTGACGCAGCCCGCCCTGACCCGGGCGATCCAGAAGCTGGAGGACGAGCTCGGCGGCCTGCTGGTCTCGCGGGAGCGGGGCCACGTGCACCTGACCGATCTCGGCCGCCTTCTGGAGCCCGAATTCACCGAGATGATCGAGCGGCGCGAGCGCGCCAAGCGCGCGGCCTCGCGCTTCCTGCGGCTCGAGGGTGCCGAGTTGCGCCTCGGCGTGATGTGCACGATCGGGCCGCTGCGCTTCGTCGGCTTCCTCAACAGCTTCCGCGTCGCCCATCCGGGCATCGAGCTGACCCTCGTCGAGGGCGTGCCCGCGCGCCTGACCGAGATGCTGCTCGCGGGCGAGCTCGACGTGGCGATCATGGCGGATCCGCGCGGCTTCCCCAACCCGCTGCGGGCAAGCCCGCTCTACGAGGAGCACTTCATGCTCGCCTGCGGGCCGGGGCACGATTTCGCCTGCCGCAACGCGATCCGGATGCGCGAGATGGCCGGGCAGATCTACCTGCAGCGGATCAATTGCGAGTACCGGGACCATCTCGCCGAGATCCTGCGCGAGCAGGGCACCGAGATCCTGCGCTCCCACCGCAGCGAGCGCGAGGACTGGATCCAGAGCATGGTCGCGGCCGGGATGGGCGTGTGCTTCCTGCCCGAGTTCTCCGCCACCCTGCCCGGCCTGTCGCTCCTGCCTTTGATGGAGCCGGCCGTCGCCCGCCAGGTCTGCCTCGTGACGGTCGGGGGCCGGCGGCGCTCGACGCCGCTATCGGCGCTCGCGGCGGCCCTCGGCCGGTACGAATGGCCCGCGAGCCGCTTCTCCCTCGACGACGAGGCCGCCTAG